Proteins from one Balaenoptera musculus isolate JJ_BM4_2016_0621 chromosome 7, mBalMus1.pri.v3, whole genome shotgun sequence genomic window:
- the LOC118897708 gene encoding mitochondrial intermembrane space import and assembly protein 40, which translates to MAYCRQEGKDRIIFVTKEDHETPSNAELVADDPNDPYEEHGLILPNGDINWNCPCLGGMASGPCGEQFKAAFSCFHYSTEDVKGSDCVDQFRAMQECMQKYPDLYPQEEEEKPADRLEETAVSEAATTKEEEGSS; encoded by the coding sequence ATGGCCTACTGCCGGCAGGAAGGGAAGGATCGAATCATATTTGTGACCAAAGAAGACCATGAAACTCCAAGCAACGCGGAGCTGGTGGCCGACGACCCCAATGACCCGTACGAGGAGCACGGACTGATCCTGCCCAACGGAGACATCAACTGGAACTGCCCGTGCCTTGGGGGCATGGCCAGCGGCCCATGTGGGGAACAGTTCAAGGCGGCCTTTTCGTGCTTCCACTACAGCACAGAGGATGTCAAGGGGTCGGACTGTGTAGACCAGTTCCGGGCCATGCAGGAGTGCATGCAGAAGTACCCGGACCTCTatccccaggaggaggaggagaagccagcGGACCGATTAGAGGAAACGGCTGTCTCTGAGGCCGCCACGACCAAAGAAGAGGAGGGGTCCAGCTAA